Within Desulfobacterales bacterium, the genomic segment CCTAAAATGGCAACAGGGGAAGCCATTGCCGCCATCTGCATGACGGAGCCGAATGCGGGCAGCGATTCAAAAGCGATTCAAACCAAAGCGACACCTGCTGATGGCGGCTATTTGCTGAACGGCGCCAAGACATTTATCACGAACGGTATCAGTTGTGATGTGGCAGTTGTTTCAGCACGAACCGGTACCGAAAAGGGCGGCAAAGGCCTTTCGTTATTTGTTTGTGACGGAAAAGCCAGGGGCTTAACAAAGGGACGGAAATTGGAAAAAGTCGGTACTCGCGCAAACGATACGGCCGAGCTGTTTTTTGATGATGTGTTTGTTCCGGCTGAAAATTTACTTGGCGAGGAAGGCCGGGGCTTTGCTTATATGATGCAAGAGTTGCCTCAAGAGCGGATCTCGATTTCGATCTCCTGTCAGGCGGCAGCTCAGCACGCCTATGACATTACTGTTCCCTATGTCAAAGATCGCAAAGCCTTTGGCAAAACCATCCTGGAATTTCAAAATACCCGTTTTGTATTAGCCGACATAAAAACCAAACTTCAGGTTGGCTGGGCGCACCTTGACGGATGTATACAAGCTCTGGTTGATAAGCAACTCACTATTCATCAGGCGGCGGCCGCCAAACTTTGGCACAGTGAGCTTCGCAGCAGCGTTGTGGATGACTGTCTGCAACTATTCGGCGGTTACGGCTATATGGAAGAGTACGAAATCGCCCGCCTCTGGCGGGATTCTCGCGTTATGCGACTTTACGGCGGAACATCCGAGATAATGAAAGGATTGATCAGTCGGTCTATATAGGTCGGCCGGGAAGGGCGGGATGGCCTTTATCGAATGACGCAGGGGCATAACCTGCACAATGCCTATTTATATGCATTTCGTTTGTTATAACGTTGGGATTGGAGAATTATGAAAGGGTTTTTTTACCCGAAAAGCATCGTGGTCGTCGGCGTGAGTGATAAGCCGGATAATTTAGGCCGGAATATTGTCCAAAACCTGATTGATATCGGCTTTAAAGGAATGGTTTACGCCGTTGGTCCCAGCGGAGGGATGATAAGGGAAACTCCTATCCATAAAAGCCCGAAGGAGATCGGATCTAATCTGGACTTGGCGGTTATTATCACACCGGCGAGCGTTGTACCGACAGCCGTGCGGGAATGCGGTGAAGCCGGCATTCAGCGGATCATTATCGAATCAGGCGGTTTTACCGAATTCGCCGGTGATCGAAAGACATTGGAAAATGAATTGGTAAGCCTTGCAAGGCAATTTGACATTCGATTTATCGGTCCAAACTGTATTGGGATCGTCAATACCGAAACCAGTCTTGCCACCTCTTTTTTGCCGAGAAAAATTCCTTCAGCAACAGGAAATGTTTCCATCATATCTCAGTCCGGCGGTATAGCCGACACCTATATAGAATATTTTTCTCATTATGACATATACACCAACAAAGTTATTTCTATTGGTAATCAATTAAACGTGAATCAATCCGATCTGCTCGAATACCTGGTTAAGGAGGATAATGGCACTGAGATCATCTGCTTGTATTTGGAAGGCATAAAAGAAGGGCGCCGACTCATGGAGATTGCCGCTCAAAGCGAAAAACCGATACTCGCATACAAAGCCGGTATCAATGCAGCCGGATTTGCTTCAGCTTCATCGCACACCGCCGTGTTATCGACAGACGACAAGGTGGTGAGCGCTGCTTTTAAGCAGGCCGGTATCCTTCGCGTGCAGACTACCGGCGAGATGGTAAATTTAGTTAAAATATTTGGTTTGCCGTTGATGAGAGGCCGAAACCTGGCTATTGTTTCCCGCTCCGGCGGTTTTGCCGTCATTGCAGCCGATACTGCCGAGTCTTCCGGATTTGAATTGCCTCCTTTCCCGGCCGAGGCGATTTCAAGCGTTCGGGAACATGTGCGCGGCGGTGTTATCAGTCTCAGAAATCCGCTTGATCTAGGCGACCTT encodes:
- a CDS encoding acyl-CoA dehydrogenase family protein, coding for MDERKEGSMLKRSIYNDDHELFRDSVKEFYKRELLPKVETWEKVGMVDREFWLACGAQGLLLPDIPEEYGGGGLDFKINAIILEETSMAGTCGPGFGPHNDIVAHYINTYGAETVKQQWLPKMATGEAIAAICMTEPNAGSDSKAIQTKATPADGGYLLNGAKTFITNGISCDVAVVSARTGTEKGGKGLSLFVCDGKARGLTKGRKLEKVGTRANDTAELFFDDVFVPAENLLGEEGRGFAYMMQELPQERISISISCQAAAQHAYDITVPYVKDRKAFGKTILEFQNTRFVLADIKTKLQVGWAHLDGCIQALVDKQLTIHQAAAAKLWHSELRSSVVDDCLQLFGGYGYMEEYEIARLWRDSRVMRLYGGTSEIMKGLISRSI
- a CDS encoding acetate--CoA ligase family protein, with the translated sequence MKGFFYPKSIVVVGVSDKPDNLGRNIVQNLIDIGFKGMVYAVGPSGGMIRETPIHKSPKEIGSNLDLAVIITPASVVPTAVRECGEAGIQRIIIESGGFTEFAGDRKTLENELVSLARQFDIRFIGPNCIGIVNTETSLATSFLPRKIPSATGNVSIISQSGGIADTYIEYFSHYDIYTNKVISIGNQLNVNQSDLLEYLVKEDNGTEIICLYLEGIKEGRRLMEIAAQSEKPILAYKAGINAAGFASASSHTAVLSTDDKVVSAAFKQAGILRVQTTGEMVNLVKIFGLPLMRGRNLAIVSRSGGFAVIAADTAESSGFELPPFPAEAISSVREHVRGGVISLRNPLDLGDLFDLSVYASTVQRVLSNDNFHGMLLAYTYDDEIGDDSRRLLRIVKDLSEKYGKPIALCLMIDEQEASYIKRNLGFPFFDTPEEGVQALRASYQRHLFQERNRRTMPKVRTVVPKEAANIIRRATNENRNPSQAECFDILKRYQIPAPEYRTVHTAQAAAEAAFQIGLPVALKIDVPSVVHKSDVGGVELNLTTPDDVGEAFTRMQQRLGNSLPGHEPFVAIVMGQAESNGQEVILGVKQDRSFGPTMLFGMGGIFAELMEDISIRIAPINRNDAIEMIKEIKGYGILSGVRGRKPKDVDSLADILLKLSVLAQDFKEIKEIDMNPVMVHETGCLALDVRFIL